A window from Streptomyces sp. NBC_00299 encodes these proteins:
- a CDS encoding ABC transporter ATP-binding protein: MAGPMGRMMAGGGPDQRSLDFKVSGRRLIAQFKPERVTIYALLVCVVVSVGLSVAGPKILGAATDLVFAGIVGRQFESGMSKEQALAAMRERGDNQIADMLRSTDFTPGQGIDFGAVGNVLLFALAVFLVAGLLMAVATRLVNRAVNRTMFRMREDVQTKLSRLPLSYFDKSRRGEVLSRATNDIDNIGQTLQQSMGQLINSVLTIIGVLAMMFWVSWLLALVALVTVPLSFVVATRVGKRSQPHFVQQWRTTGKLNAHVEEMYTGHTLVKVFGRQEESAQQFAEQNEELYEAGFKAQFNSGVMQPLMLFVSNINYVLVAVVGGLRVASGSLSIGDVQAFIQYSRQFSMPLTQVASMANLVQSGVASAERIFELLDAEEQGADPVPGVRPEELRGRVALEGVSFRYDPEKPLIEDLSLAVEPGHTVAIVGPTGAGKTTLVNLLMRFYDVSSGRITLDGVDIARMSRDELRAGIGMVLQDTWLFGGTIAENIAYGASRDVTRGEIEEAARAAHADRFIRTLPDGYDTVIDDEGSGVSAGEKQLITIARAFLSDPVILVLDEATSSVDTRTEVLIQKAMAKLAHGRTSFVIAHRLSTIRDADTILVMENGSIVEQGAHEELLAADGAYARLYKAQFAQAVAEVD; encoded by the coding sequence ATGGCCGGGCCGATGGGGCGGATGATGGCCGGCGGCGGCCCCGATCAGCGCTCGCTGGACTTCAAGGTCTCGGGCAGGCGACTGATCGCGCAGTTCAAGCCCGAGCGGGTCACCATCTACGCGCTGCTGGTCTGCGTGGTCGTGAGCGTGGGCCTCTCGGTCGCCGGACCGAAGATCCTCGGTGCGGCCACCGACCTGGTCTTCGCGGGCATCGTCGGGCGGCAGTTCGAGTCCGGGATGAGCAAGGAGCAGGCCCTCGCGGCCATGCGGGAGCGCGGCGACAACCAGATCGCCGACATGCTGCGCAGCACCGACTTCACACCGGGCCAGGGCATCGACTTCGGCGCGGTGGGGAACGTACTGCTCTTCGCACTCGCCGTGTTCCTCGTGGCCGGTCTGCTGATGGCGGTGGCGACGCGGCTGGTGAACCGTGCCGTGAACCGGACGATGTTCCGGATGCGGGAGGACGTCCAGACGAAGCTGTCGCGGCTGCCGCTGTCGTACTTCGACAAGAGCCGGCGCGGTGAGGTGCTGTCCCGGGCGACCAACGACATCGACAACATCGGGCAGACGCTCCAGCAGTCGATGGGCCAGCTCATCAACTCGGTGCTCACCATCATCGGTGTGCTGGCGATGATGTTCTGGGTGTCGTGGCTGCTGGCACTGGTCGCGCTGGTGACCGTGCCGCTGTCCTTCGTGGTCGCCACGCGCGTCGGCAAGCGGTCGCAGCCGCACTTCGTGCAGCAGTGGCGCACCACCGGCAAGCTCAACGCGCACGTCGAGGAGATGTACACCGGGCACACCCTGGTGAAGGTCTTCGGGCGGCAGGAGGAGTCGGCGCAGCAGTTCGCCGAGCAGAACGAGGAGCTGTACGAGGCCGGGTTCAAGGCGCAGTTCAACAGCGGGGTCATGCAGCCGCTGATGCTGTTCGTGTCGAACATCAACTACGTCCTGGTCGCGGTGGTCGGCGGTCTGCGCGTGGCGTCCGGCTCGCTGTCCATCGGTGACGTGCAGGCCTTCATCCAGTACTCGCGGCAGTTCTCGATGCCGCTGACGCAGGTCGCGTCGATGGCGAACCTCGTGCAGTCGGGTGTCGCCTCGGCGGAGCGGATCTTCGAGCTGCTGGACGCCGAGGAGCAGGGCGCGGATCCCGTGCCGGGTGTGCGGCCCGAGGAGCTGCGGGGGCGGGTGGCGCTGGAGGGCGTGTCCTTCCGGTACGACCCGGAGAAGCCGCTGATCGAGGACCTGTCGCTGGCGGTGGAGCCCGGGCACACGGTCGCGATCGTCGGTCCCACGGGTGCCGGCAAGACGACGCTGGTGAACCTGCTGATGCGCTTCTACGACGTGTCGTCCGGGCGCATCACCCTCGACGGGGTCGACATCGCCCGGATGTCCCGGGACGAACTGCGGGCCGGGATCGGGATGGTGCTGCAGGACACGTGGCTGTTCGGCGGCACGATCGCGGAGAACATCGCGTACGGCGCCTCCCGGGACGTCACCCGGGGCGAGATCGAGGAGGCGGCTCGGGCCGCCCACGCCGATCGGTTCATCCGTACGCTGCCCGACGGGTACGACACGGTGATCGACGACGAGGGCAGCGGGGTCAGCGCCGGTGAGAAGCAGCTGATCACCATCGCTCGGGCGTTCCTGTCGGATCCGGTGATTCTGGTGCTGGACGAGGCGACGTCGTCGGTCGACACCCGTACGGAGGTGTTGATCCAGAAGGCGATGGCGAAGCTCGCGCATGGGCGCACGTCGTTCGTGATCGCGCATCGGTTGTCGACCATCCGGGACGCGGACACGATCCTCGTCATGGAGAACGGCTCGATCGTGGAACAGGGCGCGCACGAGGAGCTGTTGGCGGCCGACGGGGCGTATGCGCGGTTGTACAAGGCGCAGTTCGCCCAGGCGGTGGCCGAGGTGGACTGA
- a CDS encoding ABC transporter ATP-binding protein gives MLIRLLRTYLRPYRKPIAWLVLLQFLQTCATLYLPTLNADIIDKGVVTGDTGYILSYGALMIGISLAQVVCNIGAVYYGARTAAALGRDVRAAVFDRVQSFSAREVGHFGAPSLITRTTNDVQQVQMLALMTFTLMVSAPIMCVGGIVLALGLDVPLSAVLVAVVPVLGISVTLIVRRLRPLFRSMQVRLDTVNRVLREQITGNRVIRAFVRDEYEQHRFRKANAELTDMAMGTGKLLALMFPIVMTVVNLSSIAVVWFGAHRIDSGGMQIGDLTAFLAYLMQIVMSVMMATFMFMMVPRAEVCAERVQEVLDTSSSVVPPVVPVRELRRHGHLEIRGAGFRYPGAEEPVLKSIDLVALPGETTAVIGSTGSGKSTLLGLVPRLFDATDGRVLVDGEDVATIDPQLLARTVGLVPQKPYLFAGTVATNLRYGNPDATDEELWQALEVAQAKEFVERLEGGLNAPVSQGGTNVSGGQRQRLAIARTLVQRPEIYLFDDSFSALDYATDAALRAALGRETAEATVVIVAQRVATIRDADRIVVLDEGQVVGTGRHHELMADNETYREIVLSQLTEAEAA, from the coding sequence GTGCTCATACGACTTCTGCGGACCTACCTCAGGCCCTACCGAAAACCCATTGCCTGGCTGGTGCTGCTGCAGTTCCTGCAGACCTGCGCCACGCTCTACCTGCCCACGCTGAACGCGGACATCATCGACAAGGGTGTCGTCACCGGCGACACCGGCTACATCCTGTCCTACGGCGCCCTGATGATCGGCATCTCGCTGGCGCAGGTCGTGTGCAACATCGGTGCCGTGTACTACGGCGCCCGGACCGCGGCGGCGCTCGGCCGGGACGTGCGGGCCGCCGTCTTCGACCGGGTGCAGTCGTTCTCCGCGCGTGAGGTGGGGCACTTCGGCGCGCCCTCGCTGATCACCCGGACGACCAATGACGTCCAGCAGGTGCAGATGCTGGCGCTGATGACGTTCACGCTGATGGTGTCGGCGCCGATCATGTGCGTGGGCGGCATCGTGCTCGCCCTCGGCCTGGACGTGCCGCTGTCCGCGGTGCTGGTGGCCGTGGTGCCGGTCCTCGGCATCAGCGTGACCTTGATCGTGCGGCGGCTGCGGCCGCTGTTCCGGAGCATGCAGGTGCGTCTCGACACGGTGAACCGGGTGCTGCGCGAGCAGATCACCGGCAACCGCGTGATCCGTGCCTTCGTCCGCGACGAGTACGAGCAGCACCGCTTCCGCAAGGCCAACGCCGAGCTCACCGACATGGCGATGGGGACGGGCAAGCTGCTCGCGCTGATGTTCCCGATCGTCATGACGGTGGTGAACCTGTCGTCGATCGCGGTGGTGTGGTTCGGCGCCCATCGCATCGACAGCGGCGGGATGCAGATCGGTGACCTGACGGCCTTCCTCGCCTATCTCATGCAGATCGTGATGTCCGTGATGATGGCCACCTTCATGTTCATGATGGTGCCGCGCGCGGAGGTCTGCGCCGAGCGTGTCCAGGAGGTCCTGGACACGTCGTCGAGCGTGGTGCCGCCGGTCGTGCCGGTGCGGGAGCTGCGCCGGCACGGTCATCTGGAGATCCGGGGTGCCGGGTTCCGCTACCCGGGTGCCGAGGAGCCGGTGCTGAAGTCGATCGACCTGGTCGCGCTGCCGGGCGAGACGACCGCCGTCATCGGCTCGACGGGCAGCGGGAAGTCGACCCTGCTGGGCCTCGTCCCGCGACTGTTCGACGCGACCGACGGGCGGGTGCTCGTGGACGGGGAGGACGTGGCGACCATCGATCCCCAGCTGCTGGCCAGGACCGTCGGGCTGGTGCCGCAGAAGCCGTACCTGTTCGCCGGGACGGTCGCGACCAACCTGCGCTACGGCAATCCGGACGCGACGGACGAGGAGCTGTGGCAGGCGCTTGAGGTGGCGCAGGCCAAGGAGTTCGTCGAGCGGCTGGAGGGCGGGCTGAACGCGCCCGTCTCGCAGGGCGGGACCAATGTCTCCGGTGGGCAGCGGCAGCGGCTCGCGATCGCGCGGACGCTGGTCCAGCGCCCGGAGATCTATCTCTTCGACGACTCCTTCTCCGCCCTCGACTACGCCACCGACGCCGCGCTGCGTGCGGCGCTCGGGCGCGAGACCGCCGAGGCGACCGTCGTCATCGTCGCCCAGCGGGTGGCGACCATCCGGGACGCCGACCGGATCGTCGTGCTCGACGAGGGGCAGGTCGTCGGCACGGGCCGGCACCACGAGCTGATGGCGGACAACGAGACATACCGGGAGATCGTTCTCTCCCAGCTGACGGAAGCGGAGGCTGCCTGA
- a CDS encoding xylulokinase encodes MGIVAGLDSSPDFTRIVVCDADTGAVLRQGYAPHPVESPDGTARPSDVDPQAWLLSLGEAAGGGLLEGVQAIGVSAQQNAVVPLDAQGNTVRPAMVGGDKRAQVAAADLIDALGGREAWAQAVGCVPQAAQPVTKLRWLAKTEPENAARAAVLMQAHDWLVWQLLGRPVRRTTDRGGASGTGYWSAATGSYRSDLVELALGHQAMLPEVIGPAEAAGTTPEGLLISAGTGETMAAAFGLGIGLGDAVVSLGASGSVMAVHPEALVDSSGMITSLADATGMHLPVVTTLNAVRTLRGAAELLGVADLEGLSDLAMKSTPGSHGLVLLPYLEGERTPQLPHTAGMLAGLRRESMKPEHLARAAFEGMLCGLADALDVLRGRGVEVRRIFLLGAAAELSAVQAAAPMLFGAQVVVPQPADYAAIGAARQAAWALGVSQGTLDPRTPPVWQGAAAQVLEPGEELAVGQAVRQQFVSVREQTHPGAFRA; translated from the coding sequence ATGGGGATAGTCGCCGGGTTGGACAGTTCGCCCGATTTCACTCGCATCGTCGTCTGCGACGCAGACACAGGCGCCGTGCTCAGGCAGGGGTATGCCCCGCACCCGGTGGAGTCGCCGGACGGAACCGCGCGTCCGTCCGACGTGGATCCGCAGGCCTGGCTGCTCTCCCTCGGTGAGGCGGCGGGCGGCGGGCTGCTCGAAGGTGTGCAGGCCATCGGCGTGTCGGCGCAGCAGAACGCGGTGGTGCCGCTCGACGCACAGGGCAACACCGTGCGCCCCGCGATGGTCGGCGGCGACAAGCGGGCGCAGGTCGCGGCGGCCGACCTGATCGATGCGCTGGGGGGACGCGAGGCGTGGGCGCAGGCCGTGGGGTGTGTGCCGCAGGCCGCGCAGCCGGTGACGAAGCTGCGCTGGCTCGCCAAGACCGAGCCGGAGAACGCGGCGCGCGCCGCCGTTCTGATGCAGGCGCACGACTGGCTGGTGTGGCAGCTGCTCGGCCGCCCTGTGAGAAGGACCACGGACCGGGGCGGCGCCTCCGGCACCGGCTACTGGTCGGCGGCGACCGGCTCCTACCGCAGCGATCTCGTCGAGCTGGCGCTCGGCCACCAGGCGATGCTGCCCGAGGTGATCGGGCCCGCCGAGGCGGCCGGTACGACGCCGGAGGGACTGCTGATCTCCGCGGGGACCGGCGAGACCATGGCCGCCGCCTTCGGGCTCGGCATCGGGCTGGGCGACGCGGTCGTGTCGCTCGGCGCCTCCGGGTCGGTGATGGCCGTTCACCCCGAGGCGCTCGTCGACAGCAGCGGGATGATCACCTCACTGGCCGACGCGACCGGCATGCACCTCCCGGTCGTCACCACCCTCAACGCCGTACGCACCCTGCGCGGCGCCGCCGAACTCCTCGGCGTGGCCGATCTGGAGGGCCTGTCCGATCTGGCGATGAAGTCGACGCCGGGCTCGCACGGCCTGGTGCTGCTGCCCTATCTGGAGGGTGAGCGCACGCCGCAGCTGCCGCACACGGCGGGGATGCTGGCGGGGCTGCGGCGGGAGTCGATGAAGCCGGAGCATCTGGCGCGGGCCGCGTTCGAGGGCATGCTGTGCGGGCTCGCGGACGCGCTGGACGTGCTGCGCGGCCGGGGTGTCGAGGTGCGGCGGATCTTCCTGCTGGGTGCGGCGGCCGAGCTGTCGGCGGTGCAGGCGGCGGCGCCCATGCTCTTCGGGGCGCAGGTGGTCGTACCGCAGCCCGCGGACTACGCGGCGATCGGCGCGGCCCGGCAGGCCGCGTGGGCGCTGGGCGTGTCGCAGGGCACGCTCGACCCGCGCACCCCGCCGGTCTGGCAGGGCGCGGCCGCGCAGGTCCTGGAGCCCGGTGAGGAGCTGGCGGTGGGCCAGGCGGTGCGGCAGCAGTTCGTGTCGGTGCGGGAGCAGACGCATCCGGGGGCGTTCCGGGCGTAG
- a CDS encoding YtxH domain-containing protein, translating to MRYRLTFVIGLAVGYVLGTRAGRERYEQLKKSARQVAQNPAVRNTAETAAQQGRVFAGKAYHTVSDKVGDRVPESVAQRVRSLRERSAHNGGAEDDWGTSNT from the coding sequence ATGCGCTACCGACTCACGTTCGTCATCGGACTCGCCGTCGGTTACGTCCTCGGCACACGCGCCGGACGCGAGCGCTACGAGCAGCTCAAGAAGTCCGCGCGCCAGGTCGCGCAGAACCCCGCCGTCCGCAACACCGCGGAGACGGCGGCACAACAGGGCCGCGTCTTCGCGGGCAAGGCGTACCACACGGTGAGCGACAAGGTCGGCGACCGAGTCCCCGAGTCCGTCGCCCAGCGGGTCCGCTCCCTGCGCGAACGCAGCGCCCACAACGGAGGCGCGGAGGACGACTGGGGCACCAGCAACACGTAA
- a CDS encoding VanW family protein has protein sequence MRLRAPSDPPNASPPRIASIPPLALAGGALALGAGGLYVAGLLIAGGDIDAGTTVRGVDIGGLSRAAAIEKLEQRLGPTGSRDLPVTVGDSKGTVDPRQAGLTFDFGETVDRAARTHDADPFTVIGGIFRSGGTVDPVVDVDEDKAHAALGKLAKSLDRKVRDGAITFTDGQVHQVTPRNGYALDKDAAIDPLRTAFLNGGTDAVTTLPTSETKPQVTDREMQRAVRDFARPAMSAPVTLVAAGHRFTIDQPVLGEYLTMRPDDGGRLTPRLDAKGLRADPEVDRPLSVLPSTARNADLRLVGNRVAVAEDGRAGHVITDKALSKAVMPLLRRTGAARSGEIATHVSEPQVTRDNVERLGLRERMSSFTVNFEPAPYRTRNIGRAVELINGSVVMPNKTWSFNRTVGERTEANGFVDGVMILNDEFHKAPGGGVSAVATTMFNAMFFAGVDPVEYGAHSFYIERYPEGREATVAWGSLDLKFNNDSGNAIYIQAESTDTSVTITFLGTRKYDEIGSITGPRTNVEEPAKKVSTDKQCVPQTPLEGFDVTVQRVFVADGRELKREPFRTHYKPRDEIVCE, from the coding sequence ATGCGCCTGCGCGCCCCCTCCGACCCTCCGAACGCCTCGCCACCCCGTATCGCGTCCATCCCGCCCCTTGCCCTGGCCGGCGGCGCCCTGGCCCTGGGTGCTGGTGGGCTGTATGTCGCCGGGCTGCTGATCGCGGGCGGGGACATAGATGCCGGGACGACGGTGCGCGGCGTGGACATCGGGGGCCTGAGCCGCGCGGCGGCCATCGAGAAGCTGGAGCAGCGGCTGGGGCCGACCGGCTCGCGCGACCTGCCCGTGACGGTCGGTGACAGCAAGGGCACGGTCGATCCACGGCAGGCCGGCCTGACCTTCGACTTCGGGGAGACCGTCGACCGGGCGGCCCGCACCCACGACGCCGATCCCTTCACCGTGATCGGCGGCATCTTCCGGTCGGGCGGCACCGTCGATCCGGTCGTGGACGTCGACGAGGACAAGGCCCACGCCGCCCTCGGAAAGCTGGCGAAGTCCCTGGACCGAAAGGTCCGCGACGGCGCCATCACCTTCACCGACGGTCAGGTCCACCAGGTCACGCCGCGCAACGGCTACGCGCTGGACAAGGACGCCGCGATCGACCCCCTGCGCACGGCCTTCCTGAACGGCGGAACCGACGCGGTCACGACCCTGCCCACCAGCGAGACCAAGCCCCAGGTCACCGACCGGGAGATGCAGCGAGCGGTACGCGACTTCGCACGCCCGGCCATGTCGGCGCCGGTCACCCTCGTCGCGGCCGGCCATCGCTTCACCATCGACCAGCCCGTCCTCGGCGAGTACCTGACGATGCGCCCGGACGACGGCGGCCGGCTCACCCCGAGGCTGGACGCCAAGGGCCTGCGGGCCGACCCCGAGGTGGACCGCCCCCTGTCCGTGCTGCCCAGCACGGCCCGGAACGCCGACCTGCGCCTCGTCGGCAACAGGGTCGCGGTGGCCGAGGACGGCCGGGCCGGCCACGTGATCACCGACAAGGCGCTGAGCAAGGCCGTCATGCCACTGCTCAGGAGGACCGGCGCCGCCCGCAGTGGCGAGATCGCCACGCACGTGAGCGAGCCGCAGGTGACCCGCGACAACGTCGAACGGCTCGGCCTGCGCGAGCGGATGTCGTCCTTCACCGTCAACTTCGAGCCCGCGCCGTACCGCACCCGGAACATCGGCCGCGCGGTGGAACTCATCAACGGCTCCGTCGTCATGCCGAACAAGACCTGGAGCTTCAACCGCACCGTCGGCGAACGCACCGAGGCCAACGGCTTCGTCGACGGCGTCATGATCCTGAACGACGAGTTCCACAAGGCCCCCGGCGGCGGCGTCTCCGCCGTGGCGACGACCATGTTCAACGCGATGTTCTTCGCGGGGGTCGACCCCGTCGAGTACGGCGCCCACTCGTTCTACATCGAGCGCTACCCGGAGGGCCGCGAGGCGACGGTCGCCTGGGGCAGCCTCGACCTCAAGTTCAACAACGACTCCGGCAACGCCATCTACATCCAGGCCGAGTCCACCGACACGTCCGTCACCATCACCTTCCTCGGCACCAGGAAGTACGACGAGATCGGCTCGATCACGGGACCGCGCACCAACGTGGAGGAGCCGGCGAAGAAGGTCAGCACCGACAAACAGTGCGTGCCGCAGACTCCGTTGGAGGGATTCGACGTCACCGTGCAACGGGTGTTCGTCGCCGACGGCCGAGAGCTGAAACGAGAGCCGTTCCGCACCCACTACAAGCCGCGTGATGAGATCGTCTGCGAGTGA
- a CDS encoding universal stress protein has product MTILVGYVPSPEGEAALRAGIDEARRRGEKLLVVNTTRGDAYADPRFAQEPDLSHVREDLAALGVDFDIRQVLGARDAAAEIIDMAETMDASLVVIGLRRRSAVGKLIMGSAAQQILLGVDCPVLAVKAEG; this is encoded by the coding sequence ATGACCATCCTGGTCGGCTACGTCCCCTCACCCGAGGGTGAGGCGGCCTTGCGCGCGGGGATCGACGAGGCCCGGCGGCGCGGCGAGAAACTGCTGGTGGTGAACACGACCCGGGGCGACGCGTATGCGGACCCGCGCTTCGCCCAGGAACCCGACCTGTCTCATGTGCGCGAGGACCTCGCGGCGCTCGGCGTCGACTTCGACATCCGGCAGGTGCTCGGCGCCCGCGACGCCGCGGCGGAGATCATCGACATGGCGGAGACGATGGACGCGTCCCTGGTCGTGATCGGCCTCCGCCGCCGCAGCGCGGTCGGCAAGCTGATCATGGGCTCGGCGGCGCAGCAGATCCTGCTGGGGGTGGACTGCCCGGTCCTCGCCGTGAAGGCGGAGGGCTAG
- a CDS encoding tripartite tricarboxylate transporter permease, with protein sequence MDNLNNLMQGFADVMAPLNLLLALVGVVIGTAVGVLPGIGPAMTVALLLPVTYGMEPVQAFIMFAGIFYGGMYGGSTTSILLNTPGESSSVVTAIEGNRMAKAGRAAQALATAAIGSFVAGTIGTLLLVLITPFVVDFAVGLGAPDYFALMLLAFIAVTSVLGSSRIRGFISLLLGLTIGLVGIDSVSGQQRLTLGIPQLADGIDVVVVAVGIFAVGEALWVAAHLRRKPAEVIPVGRPWMGRDDWKRSWKPWLRGTAYGFPFGALPAGGAEIPTFLSYATEKRLTKHPEEFGKGAIEGVAGPEAANNASAAGTLVPMLAIGLPTNATAAVMLAAFQSYGIQPGPLLFEREASLVWVLIASLFIGNLLLLLLNLPLAPAWAKLLQIPRPYLYAGILFFASMGAYAVNAQPLDLFILLTLGLLGFAMRRFGLPVLPLIVGVILGPRAELQGRRSLQLSGGEFSGLLGGPVSYTVYAAIMLVLAWPLIGRFVVRPLRARSAA encoded by the coding sequence ATGGACAACCTGAACAACCTCATGCAGGGCTTCGCGGACGTCATGGCCCCGCTGAACCTGCTGCTCGCCCTGGTCGGCGTGGTCATCGGCACCGCGGTCGGCGTCCTGCCGGGCATCGGCCCGGCGATGACGGTGGCCCTGCTCCTGCCGGTCACCTACGGCATGGAGCCGGTGCAGGCGTTCATCATGTTCGCCGGCATCTTCTACGGCGGCATGTACGGCGGCTCGACGACGTCGATCCTCCTCAACACCCCCGGCGAGTCGTCGTCCGTGGTCACCGCGATCGAGGGCAACAGGATGGCGAAGGCGGGCCGCGCGGCCCAGGCCCTCGCCACGGCGGCGATCGGCTCCTTCGTGGCCGGCACGATCGGCACCCTGCTGCTGGTCCTGATCACCCCGTTCGTGGTCGACTTCGCGGTCGGTCTCGGCGCCCCCGACTACTTCGCGCTGATGCTGCTGGCGTTCATAGCGGTGACGTCGGTGCTGGGCTCGTCCCGCATCCGGGGCTTCATCTCCCTCCTCCTGGGCCTGACGATCGGCCTGGTCGGCATCGACTCGGTCTCCGGCCAGCAACGACTCACGCTCGGCATACCGCAGCTGGCCGACGGCATCGACGTCGTCGTGGTCGCGGTCGGCATCTTCGCGGTCGGCGAGGCCCTGTGGGTGGCCGCACACCTGCGCCGCAAGCCGGCCGAGGTGATCCCGGTCGGCCGCCCCTGGATGGGCCGGGACGACTGGAAGCGCTCGTGGAAGCCGTGGCTGCGCGGCACGGCGTACGGCTTCCCGTTCGGCGCACTCCCGGCCGGCGGCGCGGAGATCCCGACCTTCCTGTCGTACGCCACCGAGAAGCGGCTCACCAAGCACCCCGAGGAGTTCGGCAAGGGTGCGATCGAGGGCGTGGCGGGCCCCGAGGCCGCGAACAACGCGTCGGCGGCGGGCACCCTGGTCCCGATGCTGGCGATCGGCCTCCCGACGAACGCGACGGCGGCCGTGATGCTGGCCGCCTTCCAGTCGTACGGCATCCAGCCGGGGCCTCTCCTCTTCGAGCGCGAGGCGAGCCTGGTCTGGGTCCTGATCGCGAGCCTGTTCATCGGCAACCTGCTGCTCCTGCTCCTGAACCTCCCCCTCGCCCCGGCCTGGGCGAAGCTGCTGCAGATCCCGAGGCCGTACCTGTACGCGGGCATCCTCTTCTTCGCCTCGATGGGCGCGTACGCGGTCAACGCCCAGCCCCTGGATCTGTTCATCCTCCTCACCCTGGGTCTCCTGGGCTTCGCCATGCGCCGCTTCGGACTGCCGGTCCTGCCGCTGATCGTCGGCGTGATCCTGGGCCCGCGCGCGGAGTTGCAGGGCCGCCGCTCCCTCCAGCTCTCCGGCGGCGAGTTCTCGGGGCTGCTGGGCGGCCCGGTGTCGTACACGGTCTACGCGGCGATCATGCTGGTCCTGGCCTGGCCGCTGATAGGCAGGTTCGTCGTACGTCCTCTGCGCGCGCGCAGTGCCGCGTGA
- a CDS encoding tripartite tricarboxylate transporter TctB family protein, whose product MSSEVKDERTAEDSPPPREGGDRAQYGVCVFLALLGTAVIVDALGIPHITSGTDPVGPRAVPLILGALLVLFAVLYAVDVARGGRGEPEAGEDVDLSGGSDGRTVALLVAVFVANALLIERLGWVISGALLFWGTAFALGNRHYVRNLLIAVTLSLTTFYAFAIGLGVNLPAGVLQGIL is encoded by the coding sequence ATGAGCTCCGAGGTGAAGGACGAACGGACCGCGGAGGACTCCCCTCCGCCCCGGGAGGGCGGGGACCGCGCACAGTACGGCGTGTGCGTGTTCCTCGCCCTGCTGGGCACCGCGGTCATCGTGGACGCCCTCGGCATCCCGCACATCACCAGCGGCACCGACCCGGTCGGCCCGCGCGCGGTCCCGCTGATCCTGGGCGCGCTGCTGGTGCTGTTCGCGGTGCTGTACGCCGTCGACGTGGCCCGGGGCGGCCGCGGTGAGCCGGAAGCCGGCGAGGACGTCGACCTGTCGGGCGGCAGCGACGGGCGCACCGTGGCCCTGCTGGTCGCGGTGTTCGTGGCGAACGCGCTGCTCATCGAGCGGCTCGGCTGGGTGATCAGCGGTGCCCTGCTCTTCTGGGGCACGGCGTTCGCCCTCGGCAACCGCCACTACGTCCGCAACCTGCTGATAGCGGTGACGCTCTCCCTCACGACCTTCTACGCGTTCGCGATCGGCCTCGGCGTGAACCTCCCCGCCGGTGTCCTGCAAGGAATCCTGTGA
- a CDS encoding Bug family tripartite tricarboxylate transporter substrate binding protein — translation MVAVSACGATADKEESEGGSGSGKPVTGLRLMVPNTPGSGYDLTARTVSQVMQDTKVASGIQVFNLPGASGTVGLQRLVNEKGNGKMAMQMGLGVVGASYTSKSKATLTDTTPVARLIEEAGAIVVPKDSPYKTMDDLVTAWKKDPKKLAVGGGSSPGGPDHLLPMQLAKAVGIKPKDVNYVSYDGGGELLPAILGNKIAFGASGFGEFLDQIEAGQVRVLAVTSEKPIDALKDAPTLKDSGIDLVFTNWRGIVAPPGITDEQKQSWVDAMTRMHDSDEWKAQLEKNGWVDAFATGDEFGTFLTEQDKAVADLLAELGLA, via the coding sequence ATGGTCGCGGTCAGCGCCTGTGGCGCGACCGCCGACAAGGAGGAGTCCGAAGGTGGGAGCGGGTCCGGCAAGCCCGTGACCGGCCTCCGGCTCATGGTCCCCAACACCCCGGGCAGCGGTTACGACCTCACCGCCCGCACCGTCTCCCAGGTCATGCAGGACACCAAGGTCGCCTCCGGCATCCAGGTGTTCAACCTGCCCGGCGCCAGCGGCACCGTGGGCCTGCAGCGCCTGGTGAACGAGAAGGGCAACGGCAAGATGGCCATGCAGATGGGCCTCGGCGTCGTCGGAGCCTCGTACACCTCCAAGTCGAAGGCCACGCTGACCGACACCACTCCGGTCGCCAGGCTGATCGAGGAGGCCGGCGCGATCGTCGTGCCGAAGGACTCCCCGTACAAGACGATGGACGACCTCGTCACCGCCTGGAAGAAGGACCCCAAGAAGCTCGCCGTGGGCGGCGGTTCGTCGCCGGGCGGCCCCGACCACCTCCTGCCGATGCAGCTGGCGAAGGCGGTCGGCATCAAGCCGAAGGACGTCAACTACGTCTCGTACGACGGCGGCGGCGAGCTGCTTCCGGCCATCCTCGGCAACAAGATCGCCTTCGGGGCCAGCGGTTTCGGTGAGTTCCTCGACCAGATCGAGGCCGGGCAGGTGCGGGTCCTGGCGGTGACCAGCGAGAAGCCGATCGACGCGCTCAAGGACGCCCCCACCCTCAAGGACTCCGGCATCGACCTGGTCTTCACCAACTGGCGCGGCATCGTGGCCCCTCCGGGCATCACCGACGAGCAGAAGCAGAGCTGGGTCGACGCGATGACCAGGATGCACGACTCCGACGAGTGGAAGGCGCAGCTGGAGAAGAACGGCTGGGTCGACGCCTTCGCCACCGGCGACGAGTTCGGCACCTTCCTGACCGAGCAGGACAAGGCGGTCGCCGACCTGCTGGCAGAGCTCGGGCTGGCATGA